A part of Setaria viridis chromosome 8, Setaria_viridis_v4.0, whole genome shotgun sequence genomic DNA contains:
- the LOC117834681 gene encoding uncharacterized protein, translated as MVLAPSPQPSDDSPMRHCADDNTDVVEAFVYLAVVAMFLLHILGPLRRPLSHGLLHHIVMGVYTLSYPLVGYTIGRMQSSDIYYMDFTVWAVFLLLLLSSTDSLTACRLNDINSWKSIYVKQLFKGVLLVYIIILFAFDFEQQDDAHYLWYPLSAILFVIILKSYVMIASMRMVSKSYLGKNMRVITEYMRYKVVPFDPVTMEGCRYMVAGEKHCINRRGRTPWYEQEDLKVTTVDQIWQCKGNLLTDDRGNALKDLCLSMALSKMLNRRFDGFKLSKAELQKTHDFVFKGLLAGDEPHLRAFRVIEEELVFVHDMYYTRYSYLYQKGKYLALCLPVIMIALCSWLTVACLDVKYQDDRYRSNHGKRSLMSETIVIMVVLAFLEVYQLYLYIASGWFKVALIRSYVAAPYFQTSCFSEMIIRLLLMLKAFRPWKGRLGQYCFLENLGRRSKLMSCLHYGTLGLLDKAMKGSKNSVKLSEDVKKAIIDSLLASNGVLTNGVTSLQKNGVHGLSWACDANATVGAVTRTILVWHIATTLSEHQLDKQGKKAKAVRTASTLSKYCMHLLAFAPDLLPDHHSISEAILDQSIDKEGDQWQRLGGLLEGANDLESRCKKLLKISTNDGNDDEAPLLAKGAQLARQIEGIQDSKLRWKVLSDFWAEMMLYISPSDDARVHLEVLPKGGEFITHIWALLTHAGVLKRGPTEPKHVV; from the coding sequence ATGGTTTTGGCACCGAGTCCCCAACCAAGCGACGATTCGCCCATGCGGCATTGTGCCGACGATAATACAGATGTTGTGGAAGCTTTTGTGTACCTGGCCGTTGTGGCCATGTTCCTCTTGCATATACTTGGTCCGTTACGCCGGCCGTTGAGCCACGGCCTCCTCCATCATATCGTGATGGGAGTCTACACTCTCTCCTACCCTTTGGTGGGCTACACCATTGGGCGGATGCAGTCTTCCGATATCTACTACATGGACTTCACCGTGTGGGCTGTGTTCCTGCTTCTGCTCCTCAGCAGCACGGACAGCCTCACGGCTTGCCGCCTCAACGACATCAACAGCTGGAAGAGCATCTACGTCAAACAACTCTTTAAAGGTGTCTTGCTGGTGTATATCATTATATTGTTTGCCTTTGACTTCGAGCAGCAGGACGATGCGCACTACCTGTGGTACCCGCTCTCGGCCATCCTGTTTGTTATCATCCTCAAGTCATATGTGATGATAGCATCCATGAGGATGGTGAGCAAGTCCTACCTCGGCAAGAACATGAGGGTGATCACCGAATACATGCGGTATAAGGTGGTGCCCTTCGATCCAGTGACCATGGAAGGCTGCCGGTACATGGTCGCTGGAGAGAAACACTGCATCAACCGGCGTGGACGCACACCATGGTACGAGCAGGAAGACTTGAAGGTTACCACCGTGGACCAGATCTGGCAGTGCAAGGGGAATCTGCTCACCGATGATCGGGGTAATGCGCTCAAGGACTTGTGCCTCTCTATGGCACTCTCAAAGATGCTCAACCGAAGGTTTGATGGGTTCAAGCTCTCTAAGGCAGAGCTTCAGAAAACCCATGACTTCGTCTTCAAAGGCCTTCTCGCCGGGGACGAGCCACATCTGCGGGCCTTCAGGGTTattgaggaggagcttgttttTGTCCATGACATGTATTACACAAGGTACTCTTACCTTTACCAAAAGGGTAAATACCTGGCTCTCTGTCTGCCTGTCATCATGATTGCCCTATGCTCGTGGCTCACAGTAGCCTGCCTGGACGTCAAGTATCAGGACGACCGTTATCGCAGTAATCATGGCAAGCGCAGTCTGATGTCTGAAACCATAGTCATAATGGTTGTCTTGGCATTCCTGGAGGTATACCAGCTGTACCTGTACATAGCCTCAGGTTGGTTTAAGGTGGCACTGATACGGAGCTACGTCGCCGCACCTTATTTCCAAACAAGCTGTTTCTCCGAGATGATCATACGTCTTCTCTTGATGTTGAAGGCGTTTCGCCCATGGAAGGGCAGACTTGGGCAGTACTGTTTCCTGGAAAATCTTGGCCGCAGAAGTAAGCTTATGAGTTGTCTCCATTATGGTACACTGGGCTTGCTGGACAAGGCCATGAAGGGAAGCAAGAATTCAGTGAAGCTGTCCGAAGATGTGAAGAAAGCCATCATTGATTCCCTACTAGCAAGCAATGGAGTCCTGACGAACGGCGTAACATCGCTGCAAAAGAATGGCGTCCATGGCCTCTCATGGGCATGTGATGCTAATGCTACCGTCGGAGCGGTGACTCGCACCATTCTTGTCTGGCACATTGCTACAACACTGAGTGAGCACCAGCTGGATAAACAAGGCAAAAAAGCAAAGGCGGTTAGAACAGCCTCCACTTTATCGAAGTACTGCATGCATCTGCTTGCTTTCGCACCTGACCTCTTACCTGACCACCACTCTATATCGGAAGCCATACTTGATCAGTCAATTGATAAAGAAGGCGACCAATGGCAGCGACTAGGCGGGCTACTCGAAGGGGCCAATGATTTGGAGAGCAGGTGTAAGAAACTATTGAAGATTAGCACCAATGACGGTAATGACGATGAAGCTCCGCTTCTTGCAAAGGGCGCTCAGCTTGCAAGGCAGATTGAAGGCATACAAGACTCGAAATTGCGGTGGAAGGTCCTCTCTGATTTCTGGGCGGAGATGATGCTGTATATCTCACCGTCTGATGATGCCCGGGTGCACCTGGAAGTTCTTCCAAAAGGAGGGGAGTTCATCACGCACATTTGGGCGCTGCTCACGCATGCCGGTGTGCTGAAGCGAGGCCCTACAGAGCCAAAGCATGTTGTGTGA